DNA sequence from the Vicinamibacterales bacterium genome:
CGGTGGACGAGTCGGCCATCACCGGTGAATCGGCGCCGGTCATTCGCGAGGCCGGCGGCGATCGCTCGGCCGTTACCGGCGGCACGCGGGTGCTGTCGGATTGGATCAAGGTGAAGGTCACGGCCGATCCCGGACACACGTTCCTCGATCGCATGATCGCGCTCGTGGAAGGCGCCGAGCGGCAGAAGACGCCGAACGAAATCGCGCTCAACATCCTGCTGGCGGGCCTGACCATCGTCTTCCTGATGGCGGTGGTCACCCTGCAACCGTTCGCGGTCTACGCCAACGCACCGCAATCGGTGTTCGTCCTGGTGTCGCTGCTCGTCTGCCTGATCCCGACCACCATTGGCGGCCTGCTGTCGGCGATTGGCATTGCCGGCATGGACCGGCTGATTCAGCACAACGTGCTGGCGATGTCGGGCCGGGCCGTCGAGGCCGCCGGCGACGTGCACACGCTGCTGCTGGACAAGACCGGGACCATCACGCTCGGCAACCGGCAGGCCAGTGAGTTCATCCCGCTGCCCGGCGTCACCGAGGCGATGTTGGCCGACGCCGCGCAGCTGGCGTCACTGGCGGACGAGACGCCCGAGGGAAGGTCGATCGTGGTCCTGGCCAAGCAGAAATACGGCATTCGGGGACGGGATCTCGCCGCGCATGCCGCCGCCTTCGTGCCGTTCACCGCGCAGACGCGCATGTCGGGCGTGGATCTGGATGGACGCGAGATCCGCAAGGGCGCGGCGGACTCCGTGGCCAGGTACGTTGCGGCCAACGGCGGCACGGCGTCACCCGAACTGAACGCGATTGTCGAGCGGATTGCCCGCGCCGGCGGCACGCCGCTGGTGGTGGCCGAACGGAACCGCGCCCTGGGCGTCATCCACCTCAAGGACGTGATCAAGGGCGGCATGCGCGAGCGGTTCGCGGCCCTTCGCGCCATGGGCATCAAGACGGTGATGATCACGGGTGACAACCCGTTGACCGCCGCGGCGATTGCCAGCGAGGCGGGCGTCGACGACTTCCTCGCCGAGGCCACGCCGGAAGACAAGATGGCGCTGATCAAGCAGGAGCAGCGCGCCGGCAAGCTCGTCGCCATGACCGGCGACGGTACCAATGACGCCCCGGCACTGGCCCAGGCCGACGTCGGTGTGGCGATGAACACCGGGACCCAGGCCGCCAAGGAAGCCGGCAACATGGTGGACCTCGACTCCAACCCGACCAAGCTGATCGAGATCGTCGAGATCGGCAAGCAGTTGCTGATGACCCGCGGCACGCTGACGACCTTTTCCATCGCCAACGATGTGGCGAAGTATTTCGCGATCATCCCGGCGATGTTCCTGGTGGCGTACCCCTCGCTCGGCGCGTTGAACATCATGCGCCTGCAGACACCGGAGTCGGCGATTCTCTCGGCGGTGATCTTCAACGCCCTGATCATCATCGCCCTCGTGCCGTTGGCGCTGAAAGGCGTGCAATTCAAGCCGTTGAGCGCCGCGGCGCTGTTGCGCCGCAACCTGCTGGTTTATGGTCTCGGCGGCATCATCGCGCCGTTTGTCGGCATCAAGCTCATTGACATGCTCATCACCGCGATTGGATTGGCGTAATCATGATCAAACATCTCTGGACCGCAACCTTGATGACGGTGGTCACCACCGTGTTGCTGGGACTCGTCTACCCACTCGTGATCACCGGCCTGGCGCAGGTGCTGTTTCCCGACCAGGCCAACGG
Encoded proteins:
- the kdpB gene encoding potassium-transporting ATPase subunit KdpB is translated as MAKTQKLSIWDPALVGAGVVDALRKLNPRVMIKNPVMFVVEIGAALTTVLLVRDLVSGGSSIGFELQITLWLWATVLFANLAEAMAEGRGKAQADTLRKARTETVANRLTSSGTTETVPAASLRSGDVVLVKAGEFIPSDGEIVEGVASVDESAITGESAPVIREAGGDRSAVTGGTRVLSDWIKVKVTADPGHTFLDRMIALVEGAERQKTPNEIALNILLAGLTIVFLMAVVTLQPFAVYANAPQSVFVLVSLLVCLIPTTIGGLLSAIGIAGMDRLIQHNVLAMSGRAVEAAGDVHTLLLDKTGTITLGNRQASEFIPLPGVTEAMLADAAQLASLADETPEGRSIVVLAKQKYGIRGRDLAAHAAAFVPFTAQTRMSGVDLDGREIRKGAADSVARYVAANGGTASPELNAIVERIARAGGTPLVVAERNRALGVIHLKDVIKGGMRERFAALRAMGIKTVMITGDNPLTAAAIASEAGVDDFLAEATPEDKMALIKQEQRAGKLVAMTGDGTNDAPALAQADVGVAMNTGTQAAKEAGNMVDLDSNPTKLIEIVEIGKQLLMTRGTLTTFSIANDVAKYFAIIPAMFLVAYPSLGALNIMRLQTPESAILSAVIFNALIIIALVPLALKGVQFKPLSAAALLRRNLLVYGLGGIIAPFVGIKLIDMLITAIGLA